ctgtcctggctgtccctgggctgtccctgtggtgtccctgtccccagagatgtccccactgtccctgtcccagctgtccctgggttgtccccgatgtccccacgGTCCCTGTCCTGGCcgtccctgggctgtccccgggctgtccccgatgtccccacgctgtccccgtgtccccaggacCTGCTGCAGAAGTACTCGTACATCCGCAAGACGCGGCCGGACGGGAATTGTTTCTACCGCGCCTTCGGCTTCGCGCACCTGGAGGCGCTGCTGGAGGAcggccaggagctgcagcggtgagggcaccccaaaaccggccCAAAATAACCCGAAACTGCCAAAAACCggcccaaaataacccaaaactgCCAAAAAACGGCACAAAATAACCCGAAACTGCCaaaaaatggcacaaaataACCTGAAACTGCCAAAAAATGGCACGAAACGGCCCAAAATAACCTGAAACTGCCAAAAAACGgcacaaaataacccaaaactgccaaaaaacggcccaaaataacccaaaactgCCAAAAAACGGCCCAAAATAACCcgaaaaaaaggcacaaaacgGCCCAAAATAACCCGAAACTGCcaaaaaacagcccaaaatcaCCCGAAACTGCCAAAAAAGGCACGAAATAACCTGAAACTGCCaaaaaatggcacaaaataACCTGAAACTGCcaaaaaatggcacaaaaaaaCCCGAAACTGCCAAAAAACTGcacaaaacagcccaaaataACCTGAAACTGCCAAAAAAGCTGCACGAAACGGCCCAAAATAACCCGAAACTGCCAAAAAACGGCACAAAATAACCTGAAACTGCCAAAAAAATGGCACAAAACGGCCCAAAATTACCCGAAACAGCCAAAAAACGGCCCAAAATAACCCGAAACTGCCAAAAAAAGGGCACAGGAATAACCTGAAACAGCCCAAAACACCCCGAAACCACCTTGAACCAGCCCAAAAATAACctgaaacagccccaaaacacccaaaaaatatcctggaacagccccaaaaccaccctgaaACAGCCCAAAAATACCCTGAAACAGCCCAAAAATAACCCGaggaaccccaaaatacacccagGGATCCCAGAACAGCCTGGGGACcacaaaaatacccccaaaaatacccctgGACACCACAAAACAtccagagacccccccccccccccccgcccccagacccccataaatcaccccctgtgcccccccagccccctttgggtgcccccagacccattttgagtgccccccgagcccccctgagcccccttttgGTGCCCCCCGGGTTCCCCCAGACCCCTCTGGGtaccccccaaacacccccccCGAGCCCTTTGGGTGCCCCCAGACCCCTTTTAggtgcccccagacccattttgaGCGCCCCCCATGCCCCCCTTGGTGCCCCCCAGGTTCAAGGAGGTGTCGGCGCGCAGCAAGGAGGAGCTGGTGGCTCAGGGCTTCACCGAGTTCACCATCGAGGACTTCCACAACacggtggggctgggggctctgggggggctctggggggcttcaggagggtcctgggggctctggggggcttcaggagggtcctggggggctttAAGGGGCTTCAGGAGggtcctgggggctctggggggcttcaggagggtcctggggggcttcaggagggtcctggggggctctgaggggattCTGAGGGGGCTTCatgaggggctctgggggtgacaCAGCTGTGTGTGACAGGCGTGACGCTGTGTGTGTGACCCAGgtgtgtgacaggtgtgacacaaGTGACGCACGGGTGTGACAGATGTTACACAGGTGTGACGCACAGGTGACGCACAGGTGACGCACAGGTGACGCACAGGTGACGCACAGGTGTACATTTCCCAGCTGATGGAGCTGATCGAGCGCGTGGAGCGCcgggtgtgtgtgtgacaggtgtgacagatGTTACAtaggtgtgacacaggtgtgacacaggtgtgacacaggtgacgcaggtgtgacaggtgtaCGTTTCCCAGCTGATGGAGCTGATCGAATGCGTGGAGCACCAGATGTGTGTGACAgctgtgacacaggtgtgacacaggtgtgacaggtgtgaccCAGGTGTAACAGATGTTACAtaggtgtgacacaggtgtgacaggtgacacacaggtgtgacccaggtgtgacacaggtgacacacaggtgtgacaggtgtgtaTTTCCCAGCTGATCGAGCGTGTGGAGCGCCGGGTGTGTGTGACAGATGTTATGTAaatgtgacacaggtgtgacacaggtgacacacaggtgacacacaggtgtcTCTCTCCCAGCTGATGGAGCTGATCGAGCGCGTGGAGCGCCAGGTgtgtgtgacaggtgtgacaggtgtgacaggtgtgaccCAGGTGTATGATAGGTGaaacacaggtgtgacacaggtgtgacacaggtgacacacaggtgtgacacaggtgtctCTCTCCCAGCTGATGGAGCTGATCGAGCGCGTGGAGCGCCAGGTgtgtgtgacaggtgtgacCCAGGTGTATGATAGGTGaaacacaggtgtgacacaggtgtgacacaggtgacacacaggtgacacacaggtgtgacacaggtgtaCATTTCCCAGCTGATGGAGCTGATCGAGCGCGTGGAGCCCTCAGTgtgtgtgacaggtgtgacaggtgtgaccCAGATGTACGataggtgacacacaggtgtgacacaggtgtgacacaggtgacacacaggtgtcTCTCTCCCAGCTGATGGAGCTGATCGAGCACGTGGAGCACTCGGTgtgtgtgacaggtgtgacCCAGGTGTACGataggtgacacacaggtgacacacaggtgtgacaggtgacacaggtgacacacaggtgtgacacaggtgacacacaggtgacacacaggtgtcTCTCTCCCAGCTGATGGAGCTGATTGAGCGCGTGGAGCGCCGCGTGCCGCTGCCCGAGCTGCTGGCCGCGTTCAACGAGCCGGCCACGTCGGATTACCTGGTGGTTTACCTGCGCCTGCTCACCTCGGGCTGCCTGCAGCGCCACCGGCGCTTCTTCGAGCAGTTCCTGGAGGGCGGCCGCAGCATCAAGGAGTTCTGCCAGCAGGTACGGCCACCTGGGCACCTGGGCACTGTCTGAGGgcacctggcagctctgccagcaggtACGGCCACCTGGGCACCTGGGCACTGTACCTGGGCACTGTACCTGAGCACTgtctgagggcacctgggcacTGTACCTGGGCACTGTGTGAGGGCACCTGGGCATTGTCTGTGGGGTACCTGGTAGCTCTGCCAGCAGGTACGGACACCTGGGCACCTGGCACTGTACCCGGGCACTTCTGTCGCTGTGTCTGGAGcacctggggcacctgggcatgTGCCCACGTGCAAGGAGAGCGACCGCATCCACATCATCGCTGTCACTGAcccctgtccgtctgtctgtctgtccctttGTCTGTccccccagcagctggagcccaTGCTCAAGGAGAGCGACACCAATGACCATTGTCACTGACCAacgtccgtctgtccgtccctTTCAGAAGGTGGAGCCCACGTCCCTCACACCtcactgaccacactgaccaatgtctgtccgtctgtctgtccgtccctTTCAGGAGGTGGAGCCCATGTGCAAGGAGAGCAACCACATCCACATCATCGCTGTCACTGacccctgtctgtctgtctgtctgtccctttCAGGAGGTGGAGCCCATGTCCCTCACACCtcactgaccacactgaccagtgtctgtctgtctgtctgtctgtccctttCAGGAGGTGGAGCCCATGTCCAAGGAGAGAGACACCAATGACCATTGTCACTGAccagtgtctgtctgtctgtctgtccgtccctTTCAGGAGGTGGAGCCCATGTCCCTCACACCtcactgaccacactgaccaatgtctgtctgtctgtctgtctgtccctttCAGGAGGTGGAGCCCATGTGCAAGGAGAGCGACCACATCCACATCATCGCGCTGGCGCGGGCGCTGCACGTCTCCATCCTGGTGGAGTACATGGACCGGGGCGAGGGCGGCGCCACCAACCCGCACGTGTTCCCCGAGGGCTCCCAGCCCCGCGTCTGCCTCCTCTACCGCCCCGGCCACTACGACATCCTCTACAAGTGACCCCCGGCCCGAGACCCCCGCCCCGGgcacccccgggaccccccgagccccgcccggccccgccccgctgCGCCCCACCCACCCCAAATAAAGATGTGGCTGCCCCACAACCCCACCGAGGGATGAGTGGGGCTGGTTGTTTGGGGAGGGGCTGCTTATTTGGGGAGGGGCTGCTTATTTGGGGAGGGGCCGGTTATTTGGGGAGGGGCCGGTTATTTGGGGAGGGGCCGGTTATTTGGGGAGGGGCTGCTTATTTGGGGAGGGGCTGCTTATTTGGGGAGGGGCCGGTTATTTGGGGAGGGGCCGGTTATTTGGGGAGGGGCCGGTTGTTTGGGGAGGGGCCGGTTGTTTGGGGAGGGGCCGGTTATTTGGGGAGGGGCCGGTTATTTGGGGAGGGGCCGGTTATTTGGGGAGGGGCTGGTTGTTTGGGGAGGGGCCggttatttggggagggggaggtcGGGGAAGGGGGTGGGAGGGGGGGGTTGGATGCTctggagggtggggagggggagtTTGGGGCAAATGagggggtggggaagggggatttggatggggaaggggcagtttggggatggggagggggttGGACTCTGGGGGAGTGGGAAGGGGCAGTTTGGGGGCACAAAGGGGTAGTTTGGGGCAGGtgctggggtgggaaggggcaaTTTGAGGTGGGAAGGGCAGTTTGGGGTGAGGAGGGGCagtttggggtggggagggggtggggaggggtaCTTTGGGGCAAGTGAAGGGGGGGAAGGGGCaatttggggtggggagggggcactTTGGGGCAGGAAGGGGCACTGTGGGGGCAagtggggcagtttggggtggggaaggggaattttgggtgggaaagggCAGTTTGGGGCAACTGAGGGCATGGAAGGGGCAGTTTGGGTGAGGAGGGGCAATTtagggtggggagggggcagttTGAGGCAGGAAGGGGGAGTTGGGGCAGTTGAGGGGGTGGCAGGAGGTTGGGACCCCCCTTTTGGGGGCAATTGAGGGGGTTGGGACCCccttttggggcagttttgggggttgAAGTGGGGGAAAGGGAGTTGGGGACCCCTTTGGGTGACACCCGGGGGTCTCTGAGgtttggggggagtttggggtctgggagggcagatttggggagggggcatCACAGGTGCAAGACCCTCCCCCTCCTCACTGTAAGGGGACACAGAagcccccccgggacccccaaatcctcccctcCCCACACCGAGGGGAGAGTCCTTCCTAAAACCCAAGGCACGGAatcgccccctccccaaattccagccgTGCCCTGGATTCACCGACCCCGAATTCCCGAATCCCCCCGGTACCGGGGACGGCCCCGGTCCCGGTTTGATCCAtcccaccccccaaaattcccatcccACTCCCCAAATTCCCCGGTCCCGGTTTGGTCCGTGCCCTCCCCAGTTCCCCCCGGTACCGAGGGCGGTCCCG
Above is a genomic segment from Ammospiza caudacuta isolate bAmmCau1 chromosome 32, bAmmCau1.pri, whole genome shotgun sequence containing:
- the OTUB1 gene encoding ubiquitin thioesterase OTUB1, translated to MAAEEPQQPQSEPLGGSDADGVNCLAYDEAIMAQQDRIQQEIAVQNPLVSERLELAELYKEYAEDDHVYQEKIKDLLQKYSYIRKTRPDGNCFYRAFGFAHLEALLEDGQELQRFKEVSARSKEELVAQGFTEFTIEDFHNTLMELIERVERRVPLPELLAAFNEPATSDYLVVYLRLLTSGCLQRHRRFFEQFLEGGRSIKEFCQQEVEPMCKESDHIHIIALARALHVSILVEYMDRGEGGATNPHVFPEGSQPRVCLLYRPGHYDILYK